The following proteins are encoded in a genomic region of Bubalus kerabau isolate K-KA32 ecotype Philippines breed swamp buffalo chromosome 15, PCC_UOA_SB_1v2, whole genome shotgun sequence:
- the DCUN1D5 gene encoding DCN1-like protein 5 isoform X4, whose protein sequence is MCDCTEKLQNKFDFLRSQLNDISSFKNIYRYAFDFARDKDQRSLDIDTAKSMLALLLGRTWPLFSVFYQYLEQSKYRVMNKDQWYNVLEFSRTVHADLSNYDEDGAWPVLLDEFVEWHKVRQAS, encoded by the exons gtgtGACTGCACAGAAAAGTTACAGAACAAATTTGACTTTTTGCGCTCACAGTTGAATGATATTTCTTCGTTTAAGAATATTTACAGATATGCCTTTGATTTTGCAAGG gATAAAGATCAGAGAAGCCTTGATATTGATACTGCTAAGTCTATGTTAGCtcttctccttggaaggacatGGCCACTGTTTTCAGTATTTTACCAGTACCTAgag CAATCAAAGTATCGCGTTATGAACAAAGATCAGTGGTACAATGTGTTAGAATTCAGTAGAACAGTCCATGCCGATCTTAGTAACTATGATGAAGATGGTGCTT ggCCTGTTCTTCTTGATGAATTTGTTGAGTGGCATAAAGTTCGTCAAGCATCATAG